In a single window of the Streptomyces sp. NBC_00094 genome:
- a CDS encoding ABC transporter permease has protein sequence MARLGRPLVLLLAGVYFLVPLLASVVFTVDIPGQGLTLSSYTRIFTAPGFTGSLLLSLGLAVATVALVLLVTVPAAVAARLSAPRLRPVLEVVCTLPLVVPPVALTAGLGTVLRWGPEKLSTTPLYQTFVAVQNPDFPLVLVLAYAVMALPFVHRALDAGLRSVDVRTLVEAARDCGASWPRALVSAVLPNLRGALLNASFLTLALVLGEFTVASLLGFQPFAVWIVQASGSDARLSVAVSLLSLLLTWVLLLALTTVGNRRRTPRTSGRTPDRASVALEGKTTR, from the coding sequence ATGGCTCGCCTAGGACGCCCCCTGGTGCTGCTTCTCGCCGGGGTCTACTTCCTCGTGCCGCTGCTCGCCTCCGTGGTGTTCACCGTGGACATCCCCGGGCAGGGGCTCACCCTCTCCTCGTACACCCGGATCTTCACCGCGCCCGGCTTCACCGGCAGCCTGCTGCTCTCGCTGGGGCTCGCGGTGGCCACCGTCGCCCTCGTCCTCCTGGTCACCGTCCCCGCGGCGGTCGCGGCCCGGCTCTCGGCGCCCCGGCTGCGCCCGGTCCTGGAGGTCGTGTGCACGCTGCCGCTCGTGGTGCCGCCGGTGGCGCTCACCGCCGGGCTCGGCACCGTCCTGCGCTGGGGGCCGGAGAAGCTGTCCACGACCCCGCTCTACCAGACCTTCGTGGCCGTGCAGAACCCGGACTTCCCCCTCGTCCTGGTCCTCGCGTACGCCGTGATGGCGCTGCCCTTCGTCCACCGGGCGCTCGACGCGGGGCTGCGCTCCGTCGACGTGCGCACACTGGTGGAGGCCGCGCGGGACTGCGGGGCCTCCTGGCCACGGGCGCTCGTCTCGGCCGTACTCCCCAATCTGCGCGGCGCGTTGCTGAACGCCTCGTTCCTGACGCTCGCGCTCGTGCTCGGCGAGTTCACCGTCGCCTCGCTGCTCGGCTTCCAGCCCTTCGCGGTGTGGATCGTGCAGGCGTCCGGCTCGGACGCCCGGCTCTCGGTGGCCGTGTCCCTCCTGAGCCTGCTGCTGACCTGGGTCCTGCTGCTCGCGCTGACCACCGTGGGCAACCGCCGCCGTACACCGCGCACGTCCGGCCGTACGCCCGACCGCGCCTCCGTGGCTCTCGAAGGAAAGACAACCCGATGA
- a CDS encoding ABC transporter permease subunit, which yields MTDGPAPHPVRRRPRAGAWLAALPLFLVVGLAFGLPALAMADGAFTVADGSYGLDNVTRSVDGAYRTALLGSIELSALTAAAGTLVGLLLAQAVVSSRGRALREAVLTASGVLANFGGVPLAFAFVATLGNAGVLTTSLGLGDRGWSLYSFWGLALTYLYFLVPLMVLTVAPALDGLRVQWREAARDCGASTWRYWCHVGLPVLLPSLLGGFVLLFGSAFAAYATAAAMVGSSVPLVTLQIADALSGNVLVGQENVALALSLDMVVVAALVMAVHLPLQRRSTRWLA from the coding sequence ATGACCGACGGCCCCGCCCCGCACCCGGTCCGCCGGCGTCCGCGCGCGGGCGCCTGGCTCGCCGCGCTGCCCCTCTTCCTCGTCGTCGGCCTCGCCTTCGGGCTGCCCGCCCTCGCCATGGCCGACGGCGCCTTCACCGTCGCCGACGGCTCGTACGGCCTCGACAACGTGACCCGGTCCGTGGACGGCGCCTACCGCACCGCGCTGCTCGGCAGCATCGAGCTGTCCGCGCTCACCGCGGCCGCCGGCACCCTCGTCGGGCTGCTCCTCGCCCAGGCCGTCGTCTCCTCCCGTGGCCGGGCCCTGCGGGAGGCCGTCCTCACCGCCTCCGGCGTGCTCGCCAACTTCGGCGGCGTACCCCTCGCCTTCGCGTTCGTCGCGACCCTCGGCAACGCCGGCGTCCTCACCACGAGCCTGGGCCTCGGCGACCGAGGATGGTCGCTGTACAGCTTCTGGGGACTCGCCCTCACCTACCTCTACTTCCTGGTGCCGCTCATGGTGCTGACCGTGGCGCCCGCCCTCGACGGGCTGCGCGTCCAGTGGCGGGAGGCCGCCCGCGACTGCGGTGCCTCGACCTGGCGGTACTGGTGCCACGTCGGCCTGCCGGTGCTGCTGCCGTCCCTCCTCGGAGGGTTCGTCCTGCTCTTCGGCAGCGCGTTCGCCGCGTACGCCACGGCCGCCGCGATGGTCGGCAGCTCCGTCCCCCTGGTCACCCTCCAGATCGCGGACGCGCTCTCCGGGAACGTCCTGGTCGGCCAGGAGAACGTGGCCCTCGCGCTCAGCCTCGACATGGTCGTCGTCGCCGCGCTCGTGATGGCCGTCCACCTCCCCCTCCAGCGAAGGAGCACCCGATGGCTCGCCTAG
- a CDS encoding ABC transporter substrate-binding protein has product MTSAARAAILVGALGLTALSLTACGAAPTNGAAGADGKNLAAAASAADAGGMDALVAAAKKEGTLNAIAIPRDWANYGALIDGFTAKYGIKVNVENPDGSSQDEINAVKSRKGQDRAPDVLDLGASFAQAAGEQGLTAPYKVVAFDRIPETQRDPQGRWFNDYGGYVSIGCDAKRVKVCPQTFADLLKPEYKGQVALNGNPTKSGSAFGGVYAAALANGGSFDDIKPGIDFFGKLKKNGNYNPVESTPATVEKGETPISIDWDYLNAGYAEQFASKGVDWKVAVPTDGVYAQFYSQAVNKDAPHPAAARLWQEYLYSAEGQNLWLKGYARPVLMPAMEADGTLDKTAAAALPKVTGTPKFPTEQQTSQAKETLSQGWAAAVSG; this is encoded by the coding sequence GTGACCTCCGCTGCCCGCGCCGCGATCCTCGTCGGTGCCCTCGGCCTGACCGCCCTGTCCCTCACCGCCTGCGGCGCCGCCCCCACGAACGGCGCCGCCGGCGCCGACGGCAAGAACCTCGCCGCCGCGGCCTCCGCCGCCGACGCCGGCGGCATGGACGCCCTGGTCGCCGCCGCGAAGAAGGAGGGCACGCTCAACGCGATCGCCATCCCCCGGGACTGGGCCAACTACGGCGCCCTCATCGACGGCTTCACCGCGAAGTACGGCATCAAGGTGAACGTCGAGAACCCCGACGGCTCCAGCCAGGACGAGATCAACGCCGTGAAGTCCCGCAAGGGACAGGACCGCGCGCCCGACGTCCTCGACCTCGGCGCCTCCTTCGCCCAGGCCGCCGGCGAGCAGGGCCTCACCGCGCCGTACAAGGTCGTCGCCTTCGACCGGATCCCCGAGACCCAGCGCGACCCCCAGGGCCGCTGGTTCAACGACTACGGCGGCTACGTCTCCATCGGCTGCGACGCCAAGCGCGTCAAGGTCTGCCCGCAGACCTTCGCCGATCTGCTCAAGCCCGAGTACAAGGGCCAGGTCGCCCTCAACGGCAACCCCACCAAGTCGGGCTCCGCCTTCGGCGGCGTGTACGCGGCCGCGCTGGCCAACGGCGGCTCGTTCGACGACATCAAGCCGGGCATCGACTTCTTCGGCAAGCTCAAGAAGAACGGCAACTACAACCCGGTCGAGTCGACCCCCGCCACCGTCGAGAAGGGCGAGACGCCCATCTCCATCGACTGGGACTACCTGAACGCCGGGTACGCGGAGCAGTTCGCGTCCAAGGGCGTCGACTGGAAGGTGGCCGTCCCCACGGACGGCGTCTACGCCCAGTTCTACTCCCAGGCCGTCAACAAGGACGCCCCGCACCCGGCCGCCGCCCGGCTCTGGCAGGAGTACCTGTACAGCGCCGAGGGCCAGAACCTCTGGCTCAAGGGCTACGCCCGGCCCGTGCTGATGCCGGCCATGGAGGCGGACGGCACCCTCGACAAGACGGCCGCGGCCGCGCTGCCGAAGGTCACGGGCACGCCGAAGTTCCCCACCGAGCAGCAGACGTCCCAGGCCAAGGAGACCCTGTCGCAGGGCTGGGCCGCGGCCGTCTCCGGGTGA